From the Pseudomonas baltica genome, one window contains:
- a CDS encoding head decoration protein, whose protein sequence is MKYDIVTQGARIAAFLLNEASGERSREQILLLKSATAFPAGQILSKNAAGKFVAFTAPADGATVEVAILYEGRAADNTADRYATGVVRDCEVIESLLVGLTDPARSALAAAGIILR, encoded by the coding sequence ATGAAATACGACATCGTCACCCAGGGTGCCCGCATCGCCGCCTTCCTCCTGAACGAGGCCAGTGGCGAGCGCTCCCGCGAGCAGATTCTGCTCCTGAAGAGCGCCACTGCTTTCCCAGCAGGCCAGATCCTTTCCAAGAATGCCGCGGGCAAGTTTGTGGCATTCACCGCTCCGGCCGACGGCGCAACTGTCGAGGTAGCGATTCTTTACGAAGGTCGTGCCGCCGACAACACCGCTGACCGCTACGCAACTGGCGTGGTGCGCGACTGTGAAGTGATCGAAAGCCTCTTGGTCGGGCTCACCGATCCAGCACGCTCGGCCCTGGCTGCCGCCGGCATCATCCTGCGCTGA
- a CDS encoding major capsid protein has protein sequence MADLSIFAGDEFGTIAMTTAINQPVEGQAVPTRLDTLFEEEGVTTTAVFIEREQDSLTLVPAAERGAPSDPTTGPGRDMIPFQTIHLPTRAVIRADEVQGIRAFGSDSELETVQAMVEKRLLKMRKRLEATIRYQRVGAITGKVYDADGTRVLLDLYARFGIEQQTVAFAMNATETKLLAKVTEAKRKAEDAIGGTGIIAGWLGIAGRNWFDAFTNHDSVQKAFDRWNDGQFLRDDHRRDGFSFGGVNWEEFYGNLGGVQFMDPDTAYLVPVGVDGLFITNYAPADYMETVNTTGVPFYASQEALRHNKGVDMEAQSNPLSLCTLPRAIIKLTK, from the coding sequence ATGGCCGATTTGAGCATTTTCGCTGGCGATGAGTTCGGTACCATCGCCATGACCACCGCTATCAACCAGCCGGTTGAAGGGCAAGCGGTACCAACCCGCCTGGATACCCTCTTCGAAGAAGAGGGCGTGACTACCACGGCCGTGTTCATTGAACGGGAACAAGATAGCCTGACCTTGGTGCCCGCGGCCGAGCGCGGCGCGCCGAGCGATCCGACCACCGGGCCTGGCCGGGATATGATCCCGTTCCAGACCATTCACCTGCCGACCCGCGCCGTTATCCGCGCCGACGAGGTCCAAGGCATTCGCGCCTTTGGTAGCGATAGCGAACTGGAGACCGTGCAGGCCATGGTCGAAAAGCGCCTGCTGAAGATGCGCAAGCGCCTGGAAGCCACCATTCGCTACCAGCGAGTGGGCGCGATCACTGGCAAGGTTTACGACGCCGACGGCACCCGCGTGCTGCTCGACCTGTACGCGCGCTTCGGTATCGAGCAGCAAACCGTGGCATTCGCTATGAACGCCACCGAGACTAAGCTGCTGGCTAAAGTCACCGAGGCTAAACGCAAGGCAGAAGACGCCATTGGCGGTACCGGCATCATCGCAGGCTGGTTGGGCATTGCTGGCCGCAACTGGTTCGACGCGTTCACCAACCACGACTCCGTCCAGAAGGCGTTCGATCGCTGGAACGATGGCCAATTCTTGCGCGATGACCACCGCCGCGACGGCTTCAGCTTCGGGGGCGTGAACTGGGAAGAGTTCTACGGCAACCTGGGCGGCGTTCAGTTCATGGACCCCGATACCGCGTACCTGGTCCCCGTCGGTGTAGATGGCCTATTCATCACCAACTACGCCCCGGCGGACTACATGGAAACGGTGAACACCACCGGCGTGCCGTTCTACGCCAGCCAGGAAGCACTGCGCCATAACAAGGGCGTCGACATGGAGGCCCAGTCCAATCCGCTGAGCCTCTGCACCCTGCCACGCGCCATCATCAAGCTGACCAAGTAA
- a CDS encoding phage tail tape measure protein, with translation MRDIELKLTADLDSATKNVGGFRKEYAEMVRAVEKPLRQINSFRELESTLMKTGRGITTARDAVRALGDQMAATVSPTRQLQNEYRDSVNQLKVLERQEQSQTTQLGRMRKELQAAGVDTRNLSGEQRRLQSDLSQKLVVGQRDKGIQDAQVNLGIAKFSSTSAEIARLQSDFQLLRSTGKLSSTEIAIAQNTLRQSLAAASAQTAELTGATKSWNTSLSDVRGQILAGAVAFGGFALAASKGFSTYADFQQQITAIGTITDLSDKQLSGLSQSIRGLSLDMGKSAKESASAVYDLLGSGVATADAMKVLEQSTKAAVAGMSDTKTAAGVGVSIINAYGESMDNLGLRYDQLFVAIKDGVVSFDQLAAGLGQVLPTAAAAGVSFSEVGAAIARMTVQGIQAPIAITALRSAINQLASPAVEARKAMGKLGIEWKGLSATLEQIASKKLGFDALAQIIPETEGRTAILALTKDYAGFMGQVKNMEAAGGTTERAYEKMSKTPQAQVEKFNAALGDLNIAFGQAIAAGLPLVALARDIINAFNGLNDNLKTGILSFVAFGVGAKAVGAALSAARLAFSVLSGGTAVAAAQLGLAGAAMDSTAAKAGKMNGVLSSAGGILRGGLYGILISQLSQLYGMYQEMEQFNSEQKKTAQNIVDLIAKNLQYKDTIISQPAVIQAMTEAERKSYVERLRNAQTYYSKLAEQISRADAEKNGGSGPVDPDALAAAKKAREYGKALEQETSYEKERVAAAEANSKELVTIQTNLQTDLKTQLDKQVAAERTALAAVKKAKKDQLDTQKKYAAAIADLNSSGDKEASYGAAQDLKVSAQQSLRAGDTTAAKKKADDALKMLQSLAQSGENTYGFEGFMKELQSIETAADKINLDKAEDSFKTATDKVKALKAEIADLKVITITPQLSEEALAKVKKQLRDLQLSLGQQPSPELGGATGTNLANDLVKKVSSTTSTDQTATPVTAVQPKKLSYVPGKDSYSQDELGVEVQPVVAPGAPASIEDQIDDQGDIPVEVDPVAPADSTDDLDVPVQTELDQSSVSETQAAVSVMAEDLRKRLTVPVSVVATSSGDLASNTSSDSTVPGFASGDMVRGPGTGTSDSILARLSNGEFVVRAAAVRHYGTDLLRSINQRSLPGFATGGEVGARLAPSVSAPSQALLDMANPQASESLGSFTLNMGGETYQLQAPQQDFQRLIRNQRIKYGKS, from the coding sequence GTGCGCGACATCGAACTGAAACTGACGGCGGATCTGGACTCGGCGACCAAGAATGTCGGCGGCTTCCGGAAAGAGTATGCCGAAATGGTTCGGGCGGTAGAAAAGCCCCTTCGCCAGATCAATTCTTTCCGAGAGCTCGAAAGCACTCTTATGAAAACTGGCAGAGGCATCACTACTGCGCGCGATGCTGTTCGGGCGTTGGGCGATCAGATGGCCGCCACGGTCTCACCGACTCGGCAGTTGCAGAACGAATATCGGGACTCCGTGAACCAGCTGAAAGTCCTGGAGCGCCAGGAGCAAAGCCAGACGACTCAGTTGGGGCGGATGCGCAAGGAGCTTCAGGCCGCGGGAGTCGATACCCGGAATCTCTCTGGGGAACAGCGTCGGCTGCAGTCGGATCTTTCGCAAAAGCTTGTTGTTGGCCAGCGTGACAAGGGCATCCAGGATGCGCAGGTCAATCTGGGTATTGCCAAGTTCTCGAGCACCAGCGCTGAGATTGCGCGCTTACAATCCGACTTTCAGTTGTTGCGTTCAACCGGGAAGCTTTCCAGCACGGAAATCGCGATCGCGCAGAACACGCTGCGCCAAAGTTTGGCTGCGGCGTCCGCGCAGACGGCCGAGCTCACTGGCGCCACCAAGAGCTGGAACACCAGCTTGAGCGATGTCCGGGGGCAGATCCTTGCCGGTGCCGTTGCTTTTGGAGGCTTTGCGCTTGCGGCCTCGAAAGGTTTCTCGACCTATGCTGATTTTCAACAGCAGATCACTGCTATCGGTACCATTACCGATTTGAGCGACAAGCAGCTGTCGGGGCTTTCCCAAAGCATCCGTGGGCTGAGCCTGGACATGGGCAAATCCGCCAAGGAAAGCGCCTCAGCGGTCTACGACTTGCTCGGTAGCGGCGTAGCAACAGCTGATGCGATGAAGGTGCTCGAGCAGTCGACCAAGGCCGCTGTAGCAGGGATGAGCGACACGAAAACCGCCGCAGGCGTAGGTGTGTCGATCATCAACGCCTATGGCGAAAGCATGGACAACCTGGGCCTACGCTACGATCAGTTGTTCGTCGCAATCAAAGACGGTGTTGTCAGCTTCGACCAGCTCGCCGCTGGTCTTGGCCAGGTTCTGCCGACGGCGGCCGCCGCAGGCGTTAGCTTCTCCGAGGTAGGCGCAGCTATTGCCAGGATGACTGTTCAAGGCATTCAGGCGCCGATCGCGATTACTGCCTTGCGTAGCGCCATCAACCAGCTTGCTTCGCCGGCCGTGGAAGCCAGAAAAGCCATGGGCAAGCTTGGGATTGAGTGGAAAGGCCTTTCCGCAACGCTTGAGCAGATTGCATCCAAGAAGCTTGGTTTCGATGCTCTGGCGCAGATAATCCCCGAAACGGAAGGTCGAACTGCGATCCTGGCCTTGACCAAAGACTATGCGGGCTTCATGGGCCAAGTGAAAAACATGGAGGCAGCGGGAGGGACCACGGAACGCGCCTACGAGAAGATGAGCAAGACGCCCCAGGCACAAGTTGAAAAATTCAACGCTGCCTTGGGTGATCTGAATATAGCGTTTGGCCAGGCCATCGCTGCCGGCCTTCCTCTGGTAGCGCTGGCGCGAGACATCATTAATGCGTTCAACGGATTGAACGATAACCTGAAAACGGGGATTTTGAGCTTCGTTGCTTTTGGTGTTGGTGCAAAAGCTGTGGGTGCGGCTCTTTCTGCCGCGCGTTTGGCGTTCTCGGTTCTTTCCGGTGGTACGGCGGTGGCGGCTGCGCAGCTGGGGCTGGCGGGGGCTGCGATGGATTCAACGGCCGCAAAAGCAGGCAAGATGAATGGCGTGCTGAGTTCTGCAGGCGGCATCCTCAGGGGAGGGCTGTACGGAATTTTGATATCACAGCTCAGCCAGCTCTATGGCATGTATCAAGAAATGGAGCAGTTCAATAGCGAGCAGAAAAAAACAGCGCAGAACATCGTTGACCTCATCGCAAAAAACCTGCAATACAAGGACACCATCATCTCGCAGCCGGCTGTGATTCAGGCGATGACGGAAGCCGAGAGGAAGTCCTACGTCGAGCGCCTGAGAAATGCGCAGACCTATTATTCGAAGCTTGCTGAACAAATAAGCAGGGCCGACGCAGAAAAAAATGGTGGTTCTGGACCAGTCGATCCTGATGCCCTCGCCGCTGCAAAAAAAGCGCGCGAGTATGGCAAGGCGCTTGAGCAGGAAACATCGTATGAGAAAGAACGCGTCGCGGCCGCTGAGGCCAATAGCAAAGAACTGGTGACGATCCAGACCAACCTGCAAACAGATCTGAAAACCCAGCTTGATAAGCAGGTAGCCGCCGAAAGGACTGCGTTGGCCGCGGTGAAAAAGGCCAAGAAAGATCAGCTCGATACGCAGAAAAAATATGCTGCAGCTATTGCGGATCTCAATTCGTCTGGCGATAAAGAAGCAAGCTACGGCGCAGCGCAGGACCTAAAGGTTAGCGCTCAGCAGTCTCTGCGCGCTGGCGATACCACTGCCGCGAAAAAGAAAGCCGATGATGCCCTGAAAATGCTTCAAAGCCTGGCCCAATCAGGTGAAAACACCTATGGGTTTGAAGGCTTCATGAAGGAGCTTCAGAGTATTGAAACTGCGGCTGACAAAATCAATTTGGATAAGGCCGAAGACAGTTTCAAAACTGCTACGGACAAGGTCAAGGCTCTAAAGGCGGAAATTGCCGACCTGAAAGTAATCACGATCACGCCGCAGTTATCAGAGGAGGCCTTGGCCAAGGTCAAAAAGCAGCTCAGGGACCTCCAGCTGTCGCTTGGCCAACAGCCATCTCCCGAGCTCGGGGGAGCGACAGGAACCAACTTGGCCAATGATTTGGTCAAAAAGGTAAGCAGCACGACTTCGACTGATCAAACGGCTACGCCAGTGACGGCGGTTCAGCCGAAGAAACTTTCTTATGTGCCTGGCAAAGATAGCTACTCGCAGGATGAGCTGGGAGTTGAGGTCCAACCGGTTGTGGCTCCTGGCGCGCCAGCCTCCATCGAGGATCAAATCGACGATCAGGGCGATATCCCGGTTGAAGTCGATCCGGTGGCGCCGGCTGACTCCACCGACGACCTTGATGTTCCGGTGCAGACGGAACTTGATCAAAGCTCCGTTTCCGAGACGCAGGCCGCTGTTTCAGTAATGGCTGAGGACCTTCGGAAGCGGTTGACGGTGCCCGTAAGCGTTGTCGCTACCTCGTCCGGGGATCTGGCTTCGAACACCTCAAGCGATTCGACTGTGCCGGGGTTTGCCTCCGGTGACATGGTTCGCGGTCCCGGTACCGGCACAAGCGATAGCATTCTCGCCAGGTTATCCAATGGTGAGTTTGTGGTTCGAGCTGCAGCAGTCCGGCATTACGGTACCGACCTGCTGCGCTCGATAAACCAGCGGAGCCTGCCGGGTTTTGCGACTGGCGGTGAGGTCGGTGCTCGTCTCGCGCCTAGCGTTTCTGCGCCAAGCCAAGCGCTTCTCGATATGGCAAATCCCCAAGCCTCCGAATCTCTTGGAAGCTTTACGCTGAACATGGGTGGGGAGACGTACCAGCTGCAGGCCCCACAGCAAGATTTCCAGCGGTTGATACGGAATCAGCGGATCAAGTACGGAAAGTCTTGA
- a CDS encoding DUF4376 domain-containing protein, with amino-acid sequence MPEVVHYADRTTGAYLYATDEDPPSNSVVVTAPLSSTYIWDGTVWVSPGPTSDEIEAERDRRVSAGFEFTVDGASYTIQSRSSDRENILGAAGAAFRAQVGGKGAGDYLWDGTGEEFAWITADNQRVKMDAPTVVALGDAAIATKQRLIYKARGIKDMSPLPSNYTDDKWWG; translated from the coding sequence ATGCCTGAAGTAGTGCATTACGCTGATAGGACTACCGGTGCCTACCTTTACGCGACTGACGAGGATCCCCCTTCAAATTCGGTCGTTGTTACCGCGCCCCTCAGTTCGACTTACATCTGGGATGGTACGGTTTGGGTTTCTCCTGGACCCACTAGTGATGAAATCGAGGCTGAGCGCGATCGCCGGGTATCTGCCGGCTTCGAGTTCACTGTCGACGGCGCCAGCTACACCATCCAGTCGCGATCCAGCGACCGAGAAAATATCCTCGGCGCAGCTGGCGCGGCATTCCGAGCCCAGGTGGGAGGAAAAGGCGCTGGCGACTATCTGTGGGATGGCACCGGCGAGGAATTCGCCTGGATCACTGCCGACAATCAGCGGGTCAAGATGGATGCGCCCACAGTGGTCGCATTGGGGGATGCCGCAATCGCCACCAAACAGCGACTGATCTACAAGGCTCGGGGGATCAAGGATATGTCACCCCTTCCTAGCAATTACACCGATGACAAGTGGTGGGGTTAA
- a CDS encoding cell wall hydrolase — protein MTVTDKDRDVLARTTWGEARGEGMAGMIAVAWTIRNRVNDGKDKSWWGEGYAGVCQAPYQFSCWNKNDPNYPYLSGAKPIPKAEFAKCQAAAKAVIDGTMADPTGGATHYYAATMPRPPGWTGAATKTVVIGQHIFYKDVP, from the coding sequence ATGACCGTTACCGACAAAGACCGCGATGTGCTCGCGCGCACCACCTGGGGCGAAGCTCGTGGCGAGGGGATGGCCGGCATGATTGCCGTGGCCTGGACGATCCGCAACCGCGTGAACGATGGCAAGGATAAGTCGTGGTGGGGCGAGGGCTATGCCGGCGTGTGCCAGGCGCCGTATCAGTTCAGCTGCTGGAACAAGAACGACCCGAACTACCCGTACCTCAGTGGTGCCAAGCCGATCCCGAAAGCCGAGTTTGCCAAGTGCCAGGCCGCAGCGAAGGCGGTGATCGACGGCACCATGGCCGATCCCACCGGCGGCGCGACCCACTACTACGCCGCGACCATGCCCCGGCCGCCTGGCTGGACCGGCGCCGCCACGAAGACTGTGGTAATCGGCCAGCACATTTTCTACAAGGACGTGCCCTGA
- a CDS encoding DUF1353 domain-containing protein, translating to MRNLATPWHLPYVGNGSGQFSMVPPLLPYKVGEWMLMDDLVYTDKTGKQHTIPKYFVTDLASIPWIAEPIFNSVDSRIPGVGHDGFYCFNAMPRAECDDLLKEMLLVTGCDPVRADLIYAGVRVGGSSRYRACNGGPKREDFAWEYMTPQEVLLYESAYKLGGVHV from the coding sequence ATGCGGAACCTGGCCACCCCGTGGCATCTCCCCTATGTAGGCAATGGCTCTGGCCAGTTCTCCATGGTCCCACCGTTGCTGCCGTACAAGGTGGGCGAGTGGATGCTCATGGATGATCTGGTTTACACGGACAAGACCGGCAAGCAGCACACCATCCCGAAGTACTTCGTCACCGATCTGGCGTCGATCCCTTGGATCGCTGAGCCGATATTCAACTCAGTCGATTCCCGCATTCCAGGCGTGGGCCATGACGGATTTTATTGTTTCAACGCCATGCCTCGCGCCGAGTGCGACGACCTCCTGAAGGAAATGCTGCTGGTCACCGGCTGCGACCCCGTGCGCGCGGACCTGATCTACGCAGGCGTCCGCGTGGGCGGATCGAGTCGGTACCGGGCATGCAACGGCGGCCCCAAGCGCGAGGACTTCGCCTGGGAATACATGACCCCGCAGGAAGTGTTGCTCTATGAGTCTGCTTACAAGCTGGGCGGCGTTCACGTCTGA
- a CDS encoding DUF4238 domain-containing protein — protein sequence MSYENMKHKQHYVWRYYLSAWAVEDLVWCKRSNKYYQSNIKDVAQQRNFYKIHKLGKIEIALLNECINKFQVSEDLKDIHRKIVELFSLPHSAQETIKLFSEINGATEEGNALAKKTFDVMINNLEEELHSDIESKSVDYLEDLKSETFEFWHDPSSRLNFLQFISLQLLRTKKIQQNLSEMTIEKMPAHSDSLMKIWNPLRHMLATNIASNIFNSRFEITLLLNETSTRFITSDQPAFNLFGTGLDRFDIPDEYAVYYPITPSKAILIDKGNGRSGSYTSFITPERASAYNQHVLAQHHEQLFARSKIDLDQL from the coding sequence ATGTCTTATGAGAACATGAAGCACAAGCAACATTATGTATGGCGTTATTACTTATCAGCATGGGCTGTCGAAGACCTAGTATGGTGCAAGCGCTCGAATAAATATTATCAGTCAAACATTAAAGACGTAGCCCAGCAGCGTAATTTTTATAAAATACATAAGCTAGGCAAAATAGAGATTGCTCTTTTAAACGAATGCATAAATAAGTTCCAAGTATCAGAAGACCTTAAAGACATCCACCGAAAGATAGTAGAGCTATTTTCTTTGCCGCATTCCGCTCAGGAGACAATTAAACTATTTTCAGAAATTAATGGAGCGACGGAAGAGGGTAACGCTCTTGCAAAAAAGACCTTCGACGTAATGATAAACAATTTGGAAGAAGAGTTACATTCGGACATAGAATCTAAGTCAGTTGACTATTTAGAAGACCTAAAATCGGAGACGTTCGAGTTCTGGCACGACCCGTCGAGCCGTCTTAATTTCCTGCAATTCATTTCCTTGCAGCTATTACGGACCAAAAAAATACAGCAAAATCTTTCGGAAATGACTATTGAAAAAATGCCCGCGCACAGTGACAGCCTCATGAAGATATGGAACCCTCTGAGGCATATGCTAGCCACCAATATAGCCAGCAATATATTTAATTCTCGATTCGAAATAACGCTACTACTAAATGAAACTTCCACCAGATTTATCACATCAGACCAGCCAGCGTTCAATTTATTTGGCACGGGACTGGATAGGTTCGATATTCCGGATGAATACGCAGTTTATTATCCAATTACACCTAGCAAGGCAATACTGATCGACAAAGGCAATGGTAGGTCCGGCAGCTATACTTCCTTCATCACACCTGAGCGAGCGTCCGCTTACAATCAACATGTGCTTGCGCAGCATCATGAGCAACTTTTCGCGAGATCAAAAATCGATCTTGATCAGCTATAG